ACGCCGATGCCACACCCCGCGTGCGGCACAGAACCGCGGGATTGCATTTGATTTACATACCAGCCGAAATCATCCAAACTTCCGCCTTTCTCCTGAAGCCTTTTAAACATACGCGAATTGGTAAGCCGTTCAATGAGGGTCTTTGCGTCGTAGATGCGTGCAGCCGAACCCACCGCCTCACCGGCAAACGGCAGGATGAGGTCGGCGCTTTGCACCAGGTGCGGATGCTCGGGATCTGGCTGCATATTAAAGAATTTCTCGACAGCGATTGGCTTGCCGTGATCCCATAAGGGATTTGGGTAGTGCGTGATAAAAAGCGGCTTTTCGCCGACATGCGTTATCAGCAGTGCTTCGTTCGCGGAATCTATGTCATCTCCCCATGAGATATCTTTTCCGAGTTTTTGCAAAATTTCGATGGCTTGGCCATATGTCATTTTAGGAAAGGGTGGGGCGCAGTATTCGAGCATCTTAAGAGCCTGGCTCGATAGACCGTAACGCTCTTTTGCATCTTTGCGGCCAAGCATCCCTTCACGCACGGCTCCGAATATTCCTTCTATTTCGCCAAGCAGTCCCTGAAAGTCCGTCACCACTTCAATTTCGATCATGGTAAATTCCGAAAGATGCCGAGCATCCACCGCGCTCTCCGCGCGGAAGCTGGGACCTATGCAATATGCTCTACCGAGGGCCGGAACCCACGCCTCCAAATACAGTTGCCCCGTTTGCGCAAGATATACATGCGGGACAGAGAACCATTCCGAATCTCCGGAAACAGAAACTTCAAAAAGCGTATCCACGTTCTCGCAGGCACCGGTGGCGCGCACCATGCGCGGCACAAAAATTTCGGTATACCCTTGTTGTGCGAGATGTTCACGCGCAAATCGGACGACATCGGACTCAAGAATCGGCACGGTGCGTGGCGGAAGGTCGGGCAGCTCTATACCGCCCAATATCTCCGGGATATTGTGTTTTTGTATTATCGCGTTTTCCATGTGTCATGCGTCACCCTCGCCTCCGGAACCTGGAAACTTCGGGAGCGCATTTATTAAAAAGTGCTACTTTATAGGTAGCGCCTTGATACCCCGGCACTAAATTTTGCGGCACTGGCCATTGGCGAGGCGTCCCAAACCGTCCGCGACGAAGGAGCGGCAACGGTTTCGCGATCCCGTGATCTCCGAACTGGAAACTCTGGAACAGTACGGGGAGTCATCAGTCGCGGACAGACGGGATCATGAAAATCTAACCTCACTATCGTTCGGGGATTTTCGGGACTTCGCGCGCATCGGGACGCAGCTATTCGCTGCCCGCACCTCGCGTTTTCATAGTCGCGAAAGATATT
This is a stretch of genomic DNA from bacterium. It encodes these proteins:
- a CDS encoding amino acid--tRNA ligase-related protein, which encodes MENAIIQKHNIPEILGGIELPDLPPRTVPILESDVVRFAREHLAQQGYTEIFVPRMVRATGACENVDTLFEVSVSGDSEWFSVPHVYLAQTGQLYLEAWVPALGRAYCIGPSFRAESAVDARHLSEFTMIEIEVVTDFQGLLGEIEGIFGAVREGMLGRKDAKERYGLSSQALKMLEYCAPPFPKMTYGQAIEILQKLGKDISWGDDIDSANEALLITHVGEKPLFITHYPNPLWDHGKPIAVEKFFNMQPDPEHPHLVQSADLILPFAGEAVGSAARIYDAKTLIERLTNSRMFKRLQEKGGSLDDFGWYVNQMQSRGSVPHAGCGIGVSRVLKWLRQEDDIRRSVTFPINRATII